One Chaetodon trifascialis isolate fChaTrf1 chromosome 12, fChaTrf1.hap1, whole genome shotgun sequence DNA window includes the following coding sequences:
- the akap11 gene encoding A-kinase anchor protein 11 isoform X2, giving the protein MDACARIRGVSKRSRASVRKETVRDSGAQCVKNLFRNKKELCSVGQELPTRDSTRLTEIHFVCLPGQCEGEDVTHQALSTLPGGLCELLRSLHVHSLKNDEVLLLKDCRRLPEHKDAGPQCWLKAVCVLRHNPTTTIYPQASVGSLVGLLGCYMAGVRYALEIQTIQRGTAEPSQPEEDDTNQSVSSIEDDFVTALEHLEEDDTGDNPSASSYRHFKKRDVASQTVPAHKRRKELSGSRIIISSSSAKHRSGPDVSVTVQRSSGVESQWTYCSPGARLPSPLIHVSESEESDCSSPSPIIFLDEVGYQKSLLAKLDIPQVPGGPRERVEDSDSEVSEFFDSFDQFDDLEELSSESCTLALPLDATSAPSTQKRATESSSSGSASKYVSRGCSTKGMNPHCFDQPTLPANVKKPTPLKPGSPYSLHSEVPDSTRPVQTPSEENGPLFSPVSSSAFSPLVDSSGTLEYFWKTDEDGQDSSELRKPQDLCSLYKTYADFASSLSKEILGSVCGYQSAVDISDNKNLSCVCHKEFKNPSGYLMKLSEIQETVTVTKLQKKSQSLKDGIQRFATDLVEMSLGSALRDLQKGVSSCTTTLCHLAARLTSSVFQMAFHEIGMRHAYVLKERAINGLAGFLVGEAVSGALKEFLTVKKQIFHSTVTRFAADLAEELVFEGIMEVCQFSHPSTPLTPSDWSFGHRQEEEEEEEVVSSYASDLSESVIQEAFIELSQADVAFTSQAAISVSLDNICYAVSAENTSTHTCSTFANQQVLSAGSAAAAPEPSGEVATRTVKKALFTVSGMASCIPVPQAGQALSHLQDSEETCQYKSSLSDTPQASPKRLIVASSDTTTSTQTHLYSHGTQTPIPGGDPYQGRHPFQNFSGNMVEMIVTEACELITASKMKKSFGDCADFLTKTIGSRRGSSCKQEMVNYEAPDSPSKHGAGKESFRYDCRDSGYVRKDGPVKQATDHSIPNISFQTDFQSQGIASCELDPRISGVVETHPMMMDTLDVPGTEMGGQRRTSVPRDDSVPSSGQKSWGTPGTPPSTPQQSSEVSKEKQIKQFSKKLKSKLAKEFSPATPPPTPHYQPEPGPGPKDITPEADKAEFMLKLMRSLSEEADGNEDEEEELGGEGGVGCTNRCLEAVGGRHELNQMSTRRMSNKEALHYAERLACHIVSMATEMDTLGVAEQEGEIDKGSERRRDSVAQFSEQTLNTLWVYAGEVAGEVINDVKKMVSSAQHCPYHRAYRRRSFDRSSSECLHHYYHQHQFQSSTDQNRDWRVGRLAEQWSNDLVASVLRSPTSTSGTISSASSGLSSEYPSCESVTDEYAGYLIRVLKKEGGSRELVLDQYASRLAYRSIKLGLAHASRKIKQRSCSTRLHSSKSLPDEWKTSGSEASSPKDRVESVACPSDKDAQCCCRDSEEQSQREYMDLLNFAESLAYNITCDVTRKLHLSSVRLPKSLTDSCLYKKSKLEDMAENLIRNSFSCPLLSKEAKSKHYHSTGSLYDGGYRSRVMQVIEHYAKKIVDDTLKMSLASVGHSSWEQKRTQGHDRHSHTQRLSEVSSLGQALGERTCRYCQVHECPYCTKLSRHHHQPVLQRRKRGAECQARTERLSSLEIPKIHIDLDHRAAFAEEMVSMAMETAKRELSNTSLNADSGIGHDGTSYAESLTAEIMTSALSNICQTANISFPGREATESSVSQQLSVGDDSLGSWSNLSFEDEHPDDNSSFLHLSDSNGNSSSWSSLGLEGEACEERMSFSPSDSDNTEDKETEVKEESSGTLCVDRTVQAPRTSLVIVNSDVRELGCGPQHVTLDPQLRSMLQWVAASMADISQIQLSPDRELQQLPAVVQRLQERKWRVGELLHMLLRYCEESQTHSQSQSREEALQAGRELHRTPLFQWLLENA; this is encoded by the exons ATGGATGCCTGCGCCCGTATTCGAGGAGTTTCAAAAAGGTCCAGGGCTTCAGTCCGGAAAGAG actgtgcGTGACAGTGGGGCTCAGTGTGTGAAGAACCTATTTAGGAATAAAAAAGAGCTATGCAGTGTTGGCCAAGAGCTGCCAACCAGAGACTCAACAAGATTGACAGAG attcattttgtgtgtctaCCTGGTCAGTGTGAAGGGGAAGATGTTACCCACCAG GCTCTGTCAACTCTACCAGGAGGACTGTGTGAACTTCTCAGGTCCCTTCATGTACACAGCCTCAAGAATGATGAGGTTCTGCTGCTCAAAGACTGCCGAAGGCTGCCCGAGCACAAGGACGCTGGGCCGCAG TGTTGGTTAAAGGccgtgtgtgtgctgaggcATAATCCCACCACTACCATCTACCCTCAGGCCAGTGTAGGATCTTTGGTGGGTTTGCTGGGGTGCTACATGGCAGGTGTTCGCTATGCTTTGGAAATTCAGACTATTCAGAGGGGCACAGCTGAGCCCAGCCAGCCAGAGGAAGATGACACCAACCAGTCAGTCTCATCAATTGAGGATGACTTTGTCACTGCCCTGGAGCATCTGGAGGAGGACGACACAGGAGACAATCCCT ctgcatcttcctATCGCCATTTTAAAAAACGTGATGTGGCATCACAGACAGTCCCCGCCCACAAGAGAAGAAAGGAGTTATCAGGCTCCCGCATTATCATAAGCTCATCTTCAGCCAAACATAGGTCAGGCCCAGATGTATCTGTCACAGTCCAGAGGTCATCAGGTGTGGAATCCCAGTGGACTTACTGCAGTCCTGGAGCTCGTCTCCCCTCGCCTTTGATTCATGTCAGTGAATCAGAAGAGTCAGACTGCTCCAGCCCCAGCCCAATAATTTTCTTGGATGAGGTGGGCTACCAAAAGAGCCTGCTGGCCAAGCTTGACATCCCCCAGGTGCCAGGGGGGCCCAGAGAGCGAGTTGAAGACTCAGACTCTGAAGTCAGTGAATTCTTTGATAGTTTTGACCAGTTTGATGACCTGGAGGAACTGAGCTCAGAGAGCTGCACTCTTGCACTGCCTCTGGATGCCACTAGTGCCCCATCCACACAGAAAAGGGCCACTGAGTCCAGCTCCAGTGGGTCAGCATCCAAATATGTTTCTAGGGGCTGCTCAACTAAGGGTATGAATCCTCACTGCTTTGACCAGCCCACTCTCCCAGCCAATGTGAAAAAGCCCACTCCTCTGAAACCAGGTTCTCCCTACTCACTTCACTCTGAGGTGCCTGACTCAACACGACCAGTGCAGACCCCCTCTGAGGAGAATGGTCCACTTTTCAGTCCTGTCAGCTCCTCAGCCTTCAGCCCGCTCGTGGATTCTAGTGGAACACTTGAATACTTCTGGAAGACCGATGAGGATGGACAGGACAGCTCAGAACTACGTAAACCCCAggatctctgctctctgtataaGACCTACGCAGACTTTGCCAGCAGTCTTTCCAAAGAAATTTTGGGATCTGTGTGTGGCTACCAGTCTGCTGTTGACATCAGTGACAACAAAAATCTCAGTTGCGTCTGCCACAAGGAATTCAAGAACCCCTCAGGGTACCTGATGAAGCTCTCAGAAATACAAGAAACTGTAACAGTGACCAAGCTGCAGAAGAAATCACAGTCACTGAAGGATGGCATTCAGAGGTTTGCCACTGACCTTGTGGAAATGAGTTTGGGAAGCGCCTTGCGAGACCTCCAAAAAGGTGTATCCTCCTGTACCACCACCTTGTGCCATCTAGCTGCCAGGCTCACatcatctgtgtttcagatggCCTTCCATGAGATAGGCATGCGCCATGCCTATGTGTTGAAGGAACGAGCAATCAATGGATTAGCTGGTTTCCTAGTTGGAGAGGCTGTGTCAGGGGCACTGAAAGAGTTCCTGACTgtgaaaaagcagattttccACAGCACAGTAACACGTTTTGCTGCAGATCTGGCTGAAGAGCTGGTGTTTGAGGGCATTATGGAAGTGTGTCAGTTCTCCCACCCCTCAACCCCTCTCACCCCTAGTGATTGGTCCTTTGGCCacagacaagaagaagaggaagaggaggaggtggtttCCTCCTACGCTTCAGACTTGTCTGAGTCTGTTATCCAAGAGGCCTTCATAGAACTTTCCCAAGCTGATGTTGCCTTCACTAGCCAAGCGGCTATTAGTGTGTCTCTGGACAACATCTGTTATGCAGTCAGTGCAGAGAACACTAGCACTCACACCTGCAGTACTTTTGCTAACCAGCAGGTTTTAAGTGctggctcagctgcagcagccccAGAGCCCTCAGGAGAGGTTGCTACCCGCACAGTGAAGAAAGCCCTGTTCACTGTATCGGGCATGGCCAGCTGTATTCCTGTACCACAAGCAGGCCAGGCCCTCTCCCACCTCCAGGACTCTGAGGAGACCTGTCAGTATAAGTCTAGCTTGTCGGATACCCCACAGGCCAGCCCTAAAAGACTAATTGTAGCTTCCTCTGACACCACCACATCTACACAAACTCACCTTTATAGTCATGGAACACAGACACCCATACCTGGAGGAGACCCCTACCAAGGAAGGCACCCATTTCAAAACTTCTCTGGCAACATGGTGGAAATGATAGTAACTGAGGCTTGTGAGCTCATAACTGCTTCTAAGATGAAGAAGAGTTTTGGTGACTGTGCTGATTTCCTCACAAAGACAATCGGAAGCAGGCGTGGCTCTTCTTGTAAGCAGGAGATGGTTAATTATGAGGCTCCAGATTCCCCTTCAAAACATGGAGCTGGCAAGGAGAGTTTCAGATATGACTGCAGAGATTCTGGGTATGTTCGGAAGGATGGTCCTGTCAAGCAAGCAACAGACCATAGCATACCTAATATTTCCTTTCAGACAGACTTTCAAAGCCAGGGGATAGCCAGCTGTGAGTTAGACCCCAGGATTAGTGGTGTGGTTGAAACCCATCCTATGATGATGGATACTCTTGATGTTCCAGGTACTGAGATGGGTGGACAAAGGAGGACATCTGTCCCGAGGGATGACTCAGTTCCAAGCTCTGGCCAAAAGTCTTGGGGCACCCCTGGTACTCCTCCTTCAACCCCTCAGCAGTCAAGTGAGGTCTCCAaggaaaaacagataaaacagttCTCCAAGAAACTGAAAAGCAAACTGGCCAAGGAATTTTCCCCTGCTACCCCCCCACCTACCCCTCACTATCAGCCTGAGCCTGGTCCAGGTCCAAAAGACATCACCCCTGAGGCAGACAAGGCTGAGTTTATGCTGAAGTTGATGAGATCTCTCTCTGAGGAGGCAGATGGcaatgaggatgaagaggaagaattgggaggagagggaggtgttGGTTGCACTAACAGATGTTTAGAGGCAGTGGGTGGCCGGCATGAGCTGAACCAGATGTCCACTCGCAGAATGTCCAACAAGGAAGCTCTCCACTATGCTGAGCGGTTGGCTTGTCACAttgtctccatggcaacagagaTGGACACGCTTGGAGTGgcagagcaggagggggagatAGACAAAGGCagtgagagacggagagacagtGTGGCCCAGTTCTCAGAGCAGACCCTGAACACCTTGTGGGTATATGCTGGGGAGGTGGCGGGAGAGGTCATCAATGATGTGAAGAAGATGGTGAGCTCTGCACAGCACTGTCCATATCACAGGGCctacagaagaagaagctttgACAGATCTAGCTCTGAATGTTTGCATCACTACTATCATCAACACCAGTTTCAATCCAGTACGGACCAGAACAGAGACTGGAGGGTAGGGAGGCTGGCTGAGCAATGGTCTAATGACCTGGTAGCCTCTGTCCTCCGGTCTCCCACCTCCACTTCAGGCACCATCTCCAGTGCCAGCTCTGGCCTGTCTTCTGAGTATCCCAGCTGTGAGAGTGTGACAGATGAGTATGCGGGCTACCTCATCAGGGTGTTGAAAAAGGAGGGAGGCAGTAGGGAGTTGGTCCTAGACCAGTATGCCAGCCGGTTGGCCTACCGCTCCATAAAACTAGGCCTGGCTCATGCCAGTCGCAAGATCAAGCAGAGATCATGTAGCACCCGCCTTCACTCTTCCAAGTCGCTGCCAGATGAATGGAAAACTTCTGGTAGTGAGGCCTCATCGCCCAAAGACAGAGTAGAGTCAGTGGCTTGTCCCTCAGACAAGGATGCTCAGTGTTGTTGTCGGGACTCTGAAGAGCAGAGCCAGAGGGAGTACATGGATCTGTTAAACTTTGCAGAGTCTTTAGCTTACAACATCACCTGTGATGTCACACGTAAGTTGCATCTGTCCTCTGTAAGGCTGCCCAAGTCACTCACTGACTCCTGTCTTTATAAGAAGTCCAAACTAGAAGACATGGCAGAAAATCTCATCAGGAACTCTTTCTCATGCCCCTTGTTGTCCAAGGAGGCTAAGAGCAAGCATTACCACAGTACAGGAAGCCTGTACGATGGAGGGTACAGGAGTAGGGTGATGCAAGTCATCGAGCATTATGCGAAGAAAATAGTTGATGACACTCTGAAGATGAGCCTGGCTTCAGTTGGACATTCATCTTGGGAGCAGAAGAGGACCCAAGGCCATGATAGGCACTCTCACACTCAGAGGTTATCTGAGGTGTCATCACTGGGCCAAGCCCTGGGAGAGAGGACATGCCGTTATTGTCAGGTCCACGAGTGCCCATACTGCACCAAACTTAGCAGGCACCACCACCAGCCTGTattacagaggaggaaaagaggggcAGAATGTCAGGCAAGGACTGAGCGGCTCTCTAGCCTGGAGATTCCCAAAATACACATTGACTTGGACCACAGGGCAGCGTTTGCAGAGGAGATGGTGTCCATGGCAATGGAGACAGCTAAACGTGAGCTGAGCAACACCAGCCTTAATGCCGACAGTGGCATCGGCCATGATGGAACCAGCTACGCTGAGAGCCTGACAGCTGAGATCATGACTTCAGCCCTGTCCAACATCTGTCAGACTGCGAACATCAG CTTTCCAGGTCGGGAAGCCACTGAGTCGTCTGTGTCCCAGCAGCTGAGTGTGGGAGATGACAGCCTGGGCAGCTGGTCTAACCTGAGCTTTGAGGATGAGCACCCAGATGACAACAGCAGCTTCCTCCACCTCAGTGATAG caATGGGAACAGCAGTAGCTGGAGCAGTCTAGGCCTGGAGGGGGAGGCCTGTGAGGAGCGCATGtcattctctccctctgacaG TGACAATACAGAGGACAAGGAGACTGAGGTCAAAGAGGAATCCAGTG ggacTCTCTGTGTGGACAGGACTGTGCAGGCTCCCAGGACTTCTCTGGTCATCGTAAACTCGGATGTCAGGGAGCTTGGGTGTGGCCCTCAACATGTGACCCTTGATCCTCAGCTCAGGAGCATGCTGCAGTGGGTGGCAGCCTCCATGGCTGACATCTCCCAGATCCAGCTGAGTCCTGACAGAGAGCTCCAGCAG CTCCCAGCAGTGGTCCAAAGACTTcaggagaggaagtggagggtGGGAGAGCTGCTGCACATGCTGCTGCGCTACTGTGAAGaaagtcagacacacagtcagtccCAGTCCAGAGAGGAGGCACTCCAGGCAGGCAGAGAACTTCACCGCACCCCGCTGTTCCAGTGGCTCCTGGAGAACGCCTAg